From the Apus apus isolate bApuApu2 chromosome 4, bApuApu2.pri.cur, whole genome shotgun sequence genome, one window contains:
- the PCGF6 gene encoding polycomb group RING finger protein 6 isoform X4: MEVDVGSGVSGLPGGDGAGAGPAGEEPEMEGAPGCSGSRSLPFEFERSRSESSGEEEDDEDDEEEEMEEEELEGEPGARFGTDDGELDSDDDRERMINLAELTPYILCSICKGYFIDATTITECLHTFCKSCIVRHFYYSNRCPKCNIVVHQTQPLYNIRLDRQLQDIVYKLVVSLEEREKKQMHEFYKERGLEVPKPAVPQPVRVSRGRPRKVLGSVFRIPPELDISILLEFIGANEGTGNFKPLEKKFVRVSGEATIGHVEKFLRRKMDLDPTCQIDIICGDHLLEHYQTLREIRQAIGDSAVQKSRGCISRIEKPWKIKLSRKKKEILIGQA; encoded by the exons ATGGAGGTGGACGTTGGCTCCGGGGTCTCGGGGCTGCCGGGCGGGGATGGAGCAGGCGCGGGCCCGGCCGGCGAGGAGCCGGAGATGGAGGGGGCTCCCGGCTGCTCGGGGTCCCGCTCCCTCCCCTTCGAGTTCGAGCGGAGCCGCTCGGAGTCCagcggggaggaggaggacgaCGAAGAcgatgaagaggaggaaatggaggaagaggagctggagggggaGCCCGGGGCCAGGTTCGGGACGGACGACGGGGAGCTGGACTCGGACGACGACCGGGAG CGTATGATAAACCTCGCAGAGTTGACCCCTTACATCCTGTGTTCCATCTGCAAAGGTTACTTTATTGATGCTACAACTATTACAGAATGTCTGCACACCT TTTGCAAAAGTTGCATAGTGAGACACTTCTACTACAGCAACAGATGTCCCAAATGCAATATTGTTGTGCATCAGACACAGCCCCTTTATAATATCAG ACTGGACCGGCAATTGCAAGACATAGTCTATAAATTAGTTGTCAGTTTGGAGGAAA gagagaaaaaacaaatgcatgaGTTCTATAAAGAAAGAGGATTAGAAGTGCCCAAACCAG CTGTCCCACAGCCAGTTCGAGTGAGCAGAGGAAGACCTCGAAAAGTTCTGGGCTCAGTGTTCCGGATCCCCCCAGAACTTGACATCTCCATACTTCTGGAGTTCATTGG agctAACGAAGGCACAGGGAATTTTAAG CCTTTGGAAAAGAAGTTTGTGCGTGTTTCAGGAGAGGCAACAATTGGACATGTGGAGAAAttcctcagaagaaaaatggatCTGGACCCTACTTGTCAG atagACATAATATGTGGTGATCACCTGCTTGAACACTACCAGACACTGAGGGAAATTCGTCAAGCCATAGGAGACAGTGCAGTACAG AAATCAAGAGGATGCATTTCTAGGATTGAAAAGCcttggaaaattaaattatccagaaagaaaaaagaaatactaataGGTCAAGCCTAA
- the PCGF6 gene encoding polycomb group RING finger protein 6 isoform X2, whose amino-acid sequence MEVDVGSGVSGLPGGDGAGAGPAGEEPEMEGAPGCSGSRSLPFEFERSRSESSGEEEDDEDDEEEEMEEEELEGEPGARFGTDDGELDSDDDRERMINLAELTPYILCSICKGYFIDATTITECLHTFCKSCIVRHFYYSNRCPKCNIVVHQTQPLYNIRLDRQLQDIVYKLVVSLEEREKKQMHEFYKERGLEVPKPAVPQPVRVSRGRPRKVLGSVFRIPPELDISILLEFIGANEGTGNFKPLEKKFVRVSGEATIGHVEKFLRRKMDLDPTCQIDIICGDHLLEHYQTLREIRQAIGDSAVQVVPRIPLLHGIKTI is encoded by the exons ATGGAGGTGGACGTTGGCTCCGGGGTCTCGGGGCTGCCGGGCGGGGATGGAGCAGGCGCGGGCCCGGCCGGCGAGGAGCCGGAGATGGAGGGGGCTCCCGGCTGCTCGGGGTCCCGCTCCCTCCCCTTCGAGTTCGAGCGGAGCCGCTCGGAGTCCagcggggaggaggaggacgaCGAAGAcgatgaagaggaggaaatggaggaagaggagctggagggggaGCCCGGGGCCAGGTTCGGGACGGACGACGGGGAGCTGGACTCGGACGACGACCGGGAG CGTATGATAAACCTCGCAGAGTTGACCCCTTACATCCTGTGTTCCATCTGCAAAGGTTACTTTATTGATGCTACAACTATTACAGAATGTCTGCACACCT TTTGCAAAAGTTGCATAGTGAGACACTTCTACTACAGCAACAGATGTCCCAAATGCAATATTGTTGTGCATCAGACACAGCCCCTTTATAATATCAG ACTGGACCGGCAATTGCAAGACATAGTCTATAAATTAGTTGTCAGTTTGGAGGAAA gagagaaaaaacaaatgcatgaGTTCTATAAAGAAAGAGGATTAGAAGTGCCCAAACCAG CTGTCCCACAGCCAGTTCGAGTGAGCAGAGGAAGACCTCGAAAAGTTCTGGGCTCAGTGTTCCGGATCCCCCCAGAACTTGACATCTCCATACTTCTGGAGTTCATTGG agctAACGAAGGCACAGGGAATTTTAAG CCTTTGGAAAAGAAGTTTGTGCGTGTTTCAGGAGAGGCAACAATTGGACATGTGGAGAAAttcctcagaagaaaaatggatCTGGACCCTACTTGTCAG atagACATAATATGTGGTGATCACCTGCTTGAACACTACCAGACACTGAGGGAAATTCGTCAAGCCATAGGAGACAGTGCAGTACAG
- the PCGF6 gene encoding polycomb group RING finger protein 6 isoform X1 — MEVDVGSGVSGLPGGDGAGAGPAGEEPEMEGAPGCSGSRSLPFEFERSRSESSGEEEDDEDDEEEEMEEEELEGEPGARFGTDDGELDSDDDRERMINLAELTPYILCSICKGYFIDATTITECLHTFCKSCIVRHFYYSNRCPKCNIVVHQTQPLYNIRLDRQLQDIVYKLVVSLEEREKKQMHEFYKERGLEVPKPAVPQPVRVSRGRPRKVLGSVFRIPPELDISILLEFIGANEGTGNFKPLEKKFVRVSGEATIGHVEKFLRRKMDLDPTCQIDIICGDHLLEHYQTLREIRQAIGDSAVQDGLLVLHYGLVVSPLNVT, encoded by the exons ATGGAGGTGGACGTTGGCTCCGGGGTCTCGGGGCTGCCGGGCGGGGATGGAGCAGGCGCGGGCCCGGCCGGCGAGGAGCCGGAGATGGAGGGGGCTCCCGGCTGCTCGGGGTCCCGCTCCCTCCCCTTCGAGTTCGAGCGGAGCCGCTCGGAGTCCagcggggaggaggaggacgaCGAAGAcgatgaagaggaggaaatggaggaagaggagctggagggggaGCCCGGGGCCAGGTTCGGGACGGACGACGGGGAGCTGGACTCGGACGACGACCGGGAG CGTATGATAAACCTCGCAGAGTTGACCCCTTACATCCTGTGTTCCATCTGCAAAGGTTACTTTATTGATGCTACAACTATTACAGAATGTCTGCACACCT TTTGCAAAAGTTGCATAGTGAGACACTTCTACTACAGCAACAGATGTCCCAAATGCAATATTGTTGTGCATCAGACACAGCCCCTTTATAATATCAG ACTGGACCGGCAATTGCAAGACATAGTCTATAAATTAGTTGTCAGTTTGGAGGAAA gagagaaaaaacaaatgcatgaGTTCTATAAAGAAAGAGGATTAGAAGTGCCCAAACCAG CTGTCCCACAGCCAGTTCGAGTGAGCAGAGGAAGACCTCGAAAAGTTCTGGGCTCAGTGTTCCGGATCCCCCCAGAACTTGACATCTCCATACTTCTGGAGTTCATTGG agctAACGAAGGCACAGGGAATTTTAAG CCTTTGGAAAAGAAGTTTGTGCGTGTTTCAGGAGAGGCAACAATTGGACATGTGGAGAAAttcctcagaagaaaaatggatCTGGACCCTACTTGTCAG atagACATAATATGTGGTGATCACCTGCTTGAACACTACCAGACACTGAGGGAAATTCGTCAAGCCATAGGAGACAGTGCAGTACAG GATGGTTTACTTGTACTGCACTATGGCCTGGTGGTATCTCCACTAAATGTTACTTAA
- the PCGF6 gene encoding polycomb group RING finger protein 6 isoform X3 has translation MEVDVGSGVSGLPGGDGAGAGPAGEEPEMEGAPGCSGSRSLPFEFERSRSESSGEEEDDEDDEEEEMEEEELEGEPGARFGTDDGELDSDDDRERMINLAELTPYILCSICKGYFIDATTITECLHTFCKSCIVRHFYYSNRCPKCNIVVHQTQPLYNIRLDRQLQDIVYKLVVSLEEREKKQMHEFYKERGLEVPKPAVPQPVRVSRGRPRKVLGSVFRIPPELDISILLEFIGANEGTGNFKVQILWKRSLCVFQERQQLDMWRNSSEEKWIWTLLVR, from the exons ATGGAGGTGGACGTTGGCTCCGGGGTCTCGGGGCTGCCGGGCGGGGATGGAGCAGGCGCGGGCCCGGCCGGCGAGGAGCCGGAGATGGAGGGGGCTCCCGGCTGCTCGGGGTCCCGCTCCCTCCCCTTCGAGTTCGAGCGGAGCCGCTCGGAGTCCagcggggaggaggaggacgaCGAAGAcgatgaagaggaggaaatggaggaagaggagctggagggggaGCCCGGGGCCAGGTTCGGGACGGACGACGGGGAGCTGGACTCGGACGACGACCGGGAG CGTATGATAAACCTCGCAGAGTTGACCCCTTACATCCTGTGTTCCATCTGCAAAGGTTACTTTATTGATGCTACAACTATTACAGAATGTCTGCACACCT TTTGCAAAAGTTGCATAGTGAGACACTTCTACTACAGCAACAGATGTCCCAAATGCAATATTGTTGTGCATCAGACACAGCCCCTTTATAATATCAG ACTGGACCGGCAATTGCAAGACATAGTCTATAAATTAGTTGTCAGTTTGGAGGAAA gagagaaaaaacaaatgcatgaGTTCTATAAAGAAAGAGGATTAGAAGTGCCCAAACCAG CTGTCCCACAGCCAGTTCGAGTGAGCAGAGGAAGACCTCGAAAAGTTCTGGGCTCAGTGTTCCGGATCCCCCCAGAACTTGACATCTCCATACTTCTGGAGTTCATTGG agctAACGAAGGCACAGGGAATTTTAAGGTGCAGAt CCTTTGGAAAAGAAGTTTGTGCGTGTTTCAGGAGAGGCAACAATTGGACATGTGGAGAAAttcctcagaagaaaaatggatCTGGACCCTACTTGTCAG atag